A section of the Mastomys coucha isolate ucsf_1 unplaced genomic scaffold, UCSF_Mcou_1 pScaffold15, whole genome shotgun sequence genome encodes:
- the LOC116090457 gene encoding keratin-associated protein 10-1-like isoform X1, translating into MMSKAWTSGTQRSRLPKVAKTSRSVLHNSCFTIVLGLSAEDRYPTIAEESWVTDKAASSFCHLYRLGSWLLCTSCLPRDLVDLQPPPSLAMDPNCSCASDGSCSCTGSCKCKQCRCTSCKKSCCSCCPVGYAKCSQGCVKCSQDCVSKEALDKCSCCA; encoded by the exons ATGATGTCCAAAGCTTGGACAAGCGGGACACAGAGAAGTCGACTGCCAAAGGTTGCCAAGACAAGTAGGTCAGTCCTTCATAACTCCTGCTTCACAATAGTTCTGGGCCTGTCGGCCGAAGATAGGTACCCCACCATTGCAGAGGAATCTTGGGTGACTGACAAGGCAGCCAGCAGTTTCTGTCATCTCTATCGTCTTGGAAGCTGGTTGCTGTGTACTTCCTGTTTACCCAG AGATCTCGTTGATCTTCAACCACCGCCTTCACTCGCCATGGACCCCAACTGCTCCTGTGCCTCAGATGGATCCTGCTCTTGCACTGGTTCCTGCAAATGCAAACAATGCAGATGCACCTCCTGCAAGAaaagctgctgctcctgctgccctGTGGGCTATGCGAAGTGCTCCCAGGGCTGCGTGAAGTGCTCCCAGGACTGCGTCTCCAAAGAGGCTTTGGACAAGTGCAGCTGCTGCGCCTGA
- the LOC116090457 gene encoding keratin-associated protein 10-1-like isoform X2, giving the protein MQFLAWRITEKEFAQVQVQSKDPDRYPTIAEESWVTDKAASSFCHLYRLGSWLLCTSCLPRDLVDLQPPPSLAMDPNCSCASDGSCSCTGSCKCKQCRCTSCKKSCCSCCPVGYAKCSQGCVKCSQDCVSKEALDKCSCCA; this is encoded by the exons ATGCAGTTTTTGGCCTGGCGGATAACTGAAAAGGAGTTCGCACAGGTGCAGGTTCAATCTAAGGACCCAG ATAGGTACCCCACCATTGCAGAGGAATCTTGGGTGACTGACAAGGCAGCCAGCAGTTTCTGTCATCTCTATCGTCTTGGAAGCTGGTTGCTGTGTACTTCCTGTTTACCCAG AGATCTCGTTGATCTTCAACCACCGCCTTCACTCGCCATGGACCCCAACTGCTCCTGTGCCTCAGATGGATCCTGCTCTTGCACTGGTTCCTGCAAATGCAAACAATGCAGATGCACCTCCTGCAAGAaaagctgctgctcctgctgccctGTGGGCTATGCGAAGTGCTCCCAGGGCTGCGTGAAGTGCTCCCAGGACTGCGTCTCCAAAGAGGCTTTGGACAAGTGCAGCTGCTGCGCCTGA
- the LOC116090457 gene encoding metallothionein-2-like isoform X3, whose translation MDPNCSCASDGSCSCTGSCKCKQCRCTSCKKSCCSCCPVGYAKCSQGCVKCSQDCVSKEALDKCSCCA comes from the coding sequence ATGGACCCCAACTGCTCCTGTGCCTCAGATGGATCCTGCTCTTGCACTGGTTCCTGCAAATGCAAACAATGCAGATGCACCTCCTGCAAGAaaagctgctgctcctgctgccctGTGGGCTATGCGAAGTGCTCCCAGGGCTGCGTGAAGTGCTCCCAGGACTGCGTCTCCAAAGAGGCTTTGGACAAGTGCAGCTGCTGCGCCTGA
- the Psmc3 gene encoding 26S proteasome regulatory subunit 6A: MQEMNLLPTPESPVTRQEKMATVWDEAEQDGIGEEVLKMSTEEIVQRTRLLDSEIKIMKSEVLRVTHELQAMKDKIKENSEKIKVNKTLPYLVSNVIELLDVDPNDQEEDGANIDLDSQRKGKCAVIKTSTRQTYFLPVIGLVDAEKLKPGDLVGVNKDSYLILETLPTEYDSRVKAMEVDERPTEQYSDIGGLDKQIQELVEAIVLPMNHKEKFENLGIQPPKGVLMYGPPGTGKTLLARACAAQTKATFLKLAGPQLVQMFIGDGAKLVRDAFALAKEKAPSIIFIDELDAIGTKRFDSEKAGDREVQRTMLELLNQLDGFQPNTQVKVIAATNRVDILDPALLRSGRLDRKIEFPMPNEEARARIMQIHSRKMNVSPDVNYEELARCTDDFNGAQCKAVCVEAGMIALRRGATELTHEDYMEGILEVQAKKKANLQYYA, encoded by the exons ATGCAGGAAATGAATCTGCTGCCGACGCCCGAGAGTCCAGTGACTCGGCAGGAGAAGATGGCGACCGTGTGGGATGAAGCTGAG CAAGATGGCATCGGGGAGGAGGTGCTCAAGATGTCCACAGAAGAGATCGTCCAGCGTACACGGCTGTTAGACAGCGAGATCAAG ATCATGAAGAGTGAAGTATTGCGAGTCACCCATGAACTCCAAGCCATGAAAGACAAAATCAAAGAGAATAGTGAGAAAATCAAAGTGAACAAAACCCTGCCGTACCTTGTCTCCAATGTCATtgag TTGCTGGACGTTGATCCCAATGACCAGGAAGAGGATGGTGCCAATATTGACCTGGACTCGCAGAGGAAGGGCAAGTGTGCAGTGATTAAAACTTCTACCCGACAA ACGTACTTCCTGCCAGTGATTGGGTTGGTAGATGCAGAAAAGCTGAAGCCAGGAGACCTGGTG GGTGTGAACAAAGACTCCTATCTGATCCTGGAGACCCTGCCCACTGAATATGACTCTCGGGTGAAGGCCATGGAGGTGGATGAGCGGCCCACAGAGCAATACAGTGACATCGGGGGCCTGGACAAGCAGATCCAGGAG CTGGTGGAAGCCATTGTCCTGCCTATGAACCACAAAGAGAAGTTTGAGAACTTGGGTATCCAGCCCCCAAAAGGAGTGCTGATGTATGGGCCGCCTGGTACAGGGAAGACTCTACTTGCCCGAGCCTGTGCTGCTCAGACCAAG GCCACGTTCTTGAAGCTGGCAGGCCCTCAGCTGGTGCAGATGTTTATTGGAGACGGTGCCAAGCTGGTTCGTGATGCCTTTGCCCTGGCCAAGGAGAAGGCACCATCTATTATCTTCATAGATGAATTGGATGCCATTGGTACCAAGCG CTTCGACAGTGAAAAGGCAGGGGACCGAGAGGTGCAGAGGACCATGCTGGAGCTTCTGAACCAGCTGGATGGCTTCCAGCCCAACACTCAAGTAAAG GTAATTGCAGCCACTAACAGGGTGGACATCTTGGACCCTGCCCTGCTGCGCTCAGGCCGCCTGGACCGCAAGATTGAGTTTCCAATGCCCAACGAGGAGGCCAGAGCCAGAATCATGCAGATCCACTCACGGAAGATGAATGTCAG ccctgatgtGAACTATGAAGAGCTGGCTCGTTGCACTGATGACTTCAATGGGGCCCAGtgcaaggctgtgtgtgtggaggcG GGTATGATTGCACTGCGCAGGGGTGCCACGGAGCTTACTCACGAGGACTACATGGAGGGCATCCTGGAGGTTCAGGCCAAGAAGAAAGCCAACCTACAGTACTATGCCTAG